One segment of Rubripirellula amarantea DNA contains the following:
- the pseC gene encoding UDP-4-amino-4,6-dideoxy-N-acetyl-beta-L-altrosamine transaminase, which yields MIPYGRQSLNEDDIAAVTQVLRGDFLTQGPAIVEFETKLADRCNADHSVACNSGTAALHMAYQSLGIGPGDVVVVPANTFLATANAAVYLGADVRFCDVDPQSGLMTAQTLEPVLDCDVSLVVPVHFAGMACDMKAIAELVRWTSPRAKIVEDASHAIGALHRDGSPVGSLEWSAMATFSFHPVKHIAAGEGGAVTVNDPELLEKLRGFRCHGMTKDPTKLTKPEEGPWYYEMHDLGFNYRIPEASCALASSQMNRLNDFLNRRRAIAEAYLSAWSTCDIIKLPNSEDLHYSAWHLFCLHVGLKNDSLDRADWMSMLQQRGVGSQVHYYPVCDQPYYRNRYGCDKTHFTGAFEHYRTALSVPMYPAMSDAQVQTVIESVLDVASQSKPVVSHAA from the coding sequence GTGATTCCATACGGTAGACAATCGCTTAACGAAGATGACATCGCCGCCGTTACTCAGGTGCTGCGCGGCGACTTCCTGACACAAGGTCCCGCGATTGTTGAGTTTGAAACCAAGCTCGCCGATCGCTGTAATGCTGATCATTCGGTGGCCTGCAACTCTGGCACAGCCGCTCTTCATATGGCTTACCAATCGCTCGGGATAGGTCCGGGGGATGTGGTCGTTGTTCCAGCCAATACGTTTCTTGCGACAGCGAACGCAGCGGTTTATCTAGGCGCGGACGTTCGCTTCTGTGATGTCGATCCCCAGTCTGGATTGATGACAGCCCAAACGCTTGAGCCGGTGCTAGATTGTGACGTCTCGTTAGTCGTGCCCGTTCACTTTGCGGGAATGGCGTGCGACATGAAGGCCATTGCGGAATTGGTTCGCTGGACATCGCCCCGAGCGAAGATTGTCGAGGATGCAAGTCACGCCATCGGTGCCCTGCACCGCGACGGTTCACCCGTAGGTTCGCTGGAATGGTCCGCGATGGCAACGTTCAGCTTTCATCCGGTCAAGCACATTGCCGCCGGCGAAGGTGGGGCCGTCACTGTCAACGATCCGGAACTGCTGGAAAAACTCCGTGGTTTTCGTTGTCACGGGATGACGAAAGATCCCACAAAATTGACAAAGCCCGAGGAAGGTCCGTGGTACTACGAAATGCACGACCTTGGGTTCAATTATCGAATCCCCGAAGCGTCCTGTGCATTGGCTTCGAGTCAGATGAATCGCCTAAACGATTTTCTAAATCGGCGACGCGCCATCGCCGAAGCGTATTTGTCGGCTTGGTCGACTTGCGACATTATCAAATTGCCGAATTCCGAAGACTTGCATTATTCCGCTTGGCACTTGTTCTGCTTACATGTGGGGCTCAAAAACGATTCGCTCGATCGAGCGGATTGGATGTCGATGTTGCAACAACGTGGGGTGGGTTCGCAAGTTCACTATTACCCCGTTTGCGACCAGCCGTATTACCGAAACCGCTACGGTTGTGACAAAACCCATTTTACGGGCGCTTTTGAGCACTACCGAACGGCACTCAGCGTGCCCATGTATCCGGCGATGTCAGATGCCCAGGTGCAGACCGTGATCGAATCCGTGTTGGATGTAGCTAGTCAGTCTAAACCAGTTGTCAGTCATGCTGCTTAA
- the pseB gene encoding UDP-N-acetylglucosamine 4,6-dehydratase (inverting) encodes MSILDGSNILITGGTGSFGKKCAKTLLDQCKPNRLVILSRDEQKHVDMARNVLPPSEYPQVRYFVGDVRDRGRLSHALRGIDYVIHAAAMKHVDIAEYNPTECISTNIGGAENLINACIESNVKKLVALSTDKAAAPVNLYGATKLCSDKLFAAGNSLSGASGTRFCAVRYGNVIGSNGSVIPFFQNKRHEGVLPITSYDMTRFVITLEQGVDFVLKAFERMIGGEIFVPKIPSVSIGDIAAAVAPECETKEIGIRPGEKMHECMVPEDEARQTLEFDDHYIVQPSARSWCKEDPAYVAQGRQCEPGFSYSSDNNKHWLSVFELRDLIAKHCPDPNSVEVDSTQQKRKAA; translated from the coding sequence ATGTCGATTTTGGATGGCAGCAATATTCTTATCACCGGTGGTACCGGCTCGTTTGGCAAGAAGTGCGCAAAGACGCTCTTAGATCAATGCAAGCCAAATCGCCTTGTGATTCTCAGTCGAGATGAGCAAAAGCACGTTGATATGGCTCGCAATGTCTTGCCACCGTCCGAGTATCCCCAAGTGCGATACTTCGTCGGTGATGTGCGAGATCGTGGCCGACTCTCGCACGCATTGCGTGGGATCGACTACGTCATTCACGCCGCCGCGATGAAGCATGTCGATATCGCCGAATACAATCCTACCGAATGCATCAGCACCAACATTGGCGGTGCCGAGAACCTGATCAACGCTTGCATTGAAAGCAACGTCAAAAAGCTGGTGGCATTGTCCACCGATAAAGCTGCGGCTCCGGTGAACCTGTACGGTGCGACAAAACTTTGCAGCGACAAGCTCTTCGCCGCTGGCAATTCGCTCTCGGGTGCGTCGGGCACACGTTTCTGTGCGGTGCGCTATGGCAACGTGATTGGGTCTAACGGTTCCGTAATTCCGTTCTTCCAGAACAAGCGGCACGAAGGCGTATTGCCAATTACTAGTTACGACATGACGCGTTTCGTGATCACGCTCGAACAAGGCGTGGACTTTGTGCTCAAGGCTTTCGAGCGAATGATTGGTGGCGAAATTTTTGTCCCCAAGATTCCTAGCGTATCCATCGGCGACATTGCTGCTGCGGTTGCTCCGGAATGCGAGACCAAGGAAATCGGAATTCGGCCTGGCGAGAAGATGCACGAATGCATGGTGCCCGAAGACGAGGCACGGCAAACGCTCGAATTCGATGATCACTACATCGTGCAACCATCGGCGCGAAGTTGGTGCAAGGAAGATCCCGCCTATGTCGCTCAAGGACGTCAGTGCGAACCGGGGTTCAGCTACAGCAGCGACAACAACAAGCATTGGTTGAGCGTGTTTGAACTGCGGGATCTGATCGCCAAGCACTGTCCCGATCCAAATTCTGTGGAAGTGGATTCGACTCAACAAAAACGCAAGGCAGCCTAG
- a CDS encoding HugZ family pyridoxamine 5'-phosphate oxidase, giving the protein MSATEISSLMDSALAASLGTIADGGAPFVSLVTVARIKPDQMAMLLSGLAVHTKNLANDHRVSLLLVSPGGENGDPLAGARATLIGSVQKLARGADHVARTAFLQRHPEAAMYADFGDFAFYEMMVHKAHLVAGFGKIVTVSGDQLNEVT; this is encoded by the coding sequence ATGTCAGCAACTGAAATTTCCTCACTGATGGATTCCGCTCTGGCGGCTAGCCTTGGCACGATTGCCGATGGTGGTGCGCCGTTCGTTTCCCTCGTAACCGTGGCTCGAATAAAGCCCGACCAGATGGCCATGCTGCTATCGGGACTGGCCGTTCACACGAAAAATTTGGCAAACGACCATCGAGTGTCGTTGCTATTGGTTTCACCCGGTGGCGAGAATGGTGATCCGCTCGCCGGAGCAAGAGCAACGTTGATAGGATCGGTCCAAAAGTTGGCTCGAGGTGCTGATCACGTAGCTCGAACCGCCTTCCTTCAGCGTCATCCCGAGGCTGCGATGTACGCGGATTTCGGAGACTTCGCCTTTTACGAAATGATGGTCCACAAAGCTCACCTAGTCGCGGGTTTTGGGAAAATTGTTACGGTATCAGGCGACCAACTGAACGAAGTAACTTGA
- a CDS encoding cytidylyltransferase domain-containing protein, with amino-acid sequence MNKIVAIVQARVGSSRLPGKTLMQLGDRSVLARVLLRLSQCKKVDQIVVATTTNGEDDRIMNEAVACGFQCFRGSESDVLSRYYGAAKMAEATHVIRVTSDCPFIDPVLIDRMVDHYLEQARNVDYLSNAFERTFPHGLDTEIFSASALAIAHAHGASAAEREHVTPYIYLNPDQFEVSNFSNSENLSHHRWTLDEADDWAFFEAVVGHLPDPLVTTDQVLALLEREPQISEINARVQQKTLADSKPINQKLAG; translated from the coding sequence GTGAACAAGATCGTTGCGATTGTGCAAGCAAGAGTCGGTTCAAGCCGATTGCCTGGCAAGACCTTGATGCAGCTAGGCGATCGAAGTGTTCTCGCACGCGTTCTACTTCGGTTAAGCCAGTGCAAGAAGGTCGATCAGATTGTGGTCGCCACAACCACCAATGGTGAAGACGATCGCATCATGAATGAAGCCGTCGCGTGTGGCTTTCAATGTTTTCGCGGCAGCGAGTCCGACGTGCTGTCGCGATACTACGGTGCTGCGAAAATGGCTGAGGCGACTCATGTTATTCGCGTTACATCGGACTGCCCTTTCATCGACCCTGTCTTGATCGATCGGATGGTGGACCACTATTTGGAACAAGCTCGCAATGTGGACTATCTGAGCAACGCGTTTGAACGAACGTTTCCGCACGGATTGGATACTGAAATATTTTCGGCATCTGCTCTCGCGATTGCTCATGCCCATGGCGCAAGCGCTGCGGAACGAGAACACGTGACGCCGTACATTTACTTGAATCCCGATCAATTCGAAGTCAGTAACTTCAGCAACAGCGAGAACTTGTCGCATCATCGCTGGACATTGGACGAGGCTGATGATTGGGCATTCTTTGAAGCTGTTGTTGGTCACCTTCCAGATCCGCTCGTAACCACCGATCAAGTGTTGGCGCTGCTAGAACGCGAGCCGCAGATTAGCGAAATCAACGCTAGGGTGCAGCAAAAGACGTTGGCCGACAGCAAGCCGATCAATCAGAAATTGGCAGGTTGA
- the pseG gene encoding UDP-2,4-diacetamido-2,4,6-trideoxy-beta-L-altropyranose hydrolase: MRVLFRADASLRIGSGHIARCLTLADAITAQGGQADFVCRDHPGHLATWIESRGYEVSLLETETSAHENAAQDSPYASWLAASSIDDARQTINACKSRSYDWTVVDHYAIDSSWHHEIRKHIPKTLVIDDLANRSHEADLLLDQNYHKQQQGRYESWVNQECELLLGPKFSLLRPDFAKHRDVASSHVGASKSKETQTTKGRFNRGFAGEVRADQSRSNQFLSNDGSSDQCMNIMVFMGGMDEHNVTARVIKSLEFAGLESSSHLHVVIGSANPHRELLKAQCDRVRQRNHFEVSLHIQVSEMAKLMSKMTCMIGAGGSNTWERCCLGIPTAVIAVAENQVDVAVQLDETGISQFLGFHRTIQDRELRESLQAFVVDRNSHHRMHQRSRSLVDGLGANRIVGMMNQRTAKIAA, from the coding sequence ATGCGAGTGCTTTTTCGAGCCGATGCGAGTTTGCGAATTGGCAGCGGGCATATTGCCCGCTGTTTGACGTTGGCGGATGCAATCACTGCGCAGGGTGGTCAAGCAGATTTCGTATGCCGAGACCATCCCGGTCATCTCGCCACGTGGATCGAATCTCGCGGGTACGAGGTGTCGCTGTTAGAGACCGAAACCTCGGCACATGAAAACGCTGCTCAGGATTCGCCTTACGCTTCATGGCTAGCCGCGTCGTCGATCGATGATGCTCGGCAAACGATCAACGCTTGCAAATCACGATCGTATGATTGGACCGTGGTGGATCACTATGCCATCGATTCGAGTTGGCACCACGAAATAAGGAAACACATTCCTAAGACGTTGGTCATCGACGACTTAGCAAATCGGTCCCACGAAGCAGACTTGCTGTTGGATCAAAATTATCACAAGCAACAACAGGGTCGCTACGAGTCGTGGGTGAACCAGGAATGCGAGCTTTTGCTAGGGCCAAAGTTTTCGTTGCTTCGACCTGACTTCGCGAAGCACCGAGATGTGGCTAGTTCACATGTTGGAGCATCGAAATCCAAGGAAACGCAAACAACCAAAGGTCGGTTCAATCGAGGCTTCGCCGGCGAAGTTCGAGCAGATCAATCCCGATCGAACCAATTTTTGTCAAACGATGGATCGTCCGATCAATGCATGAACATCATGGTATTCATGGGCGGTATGGACGAACACAACGTAACCGCGAGGGTCATCAAGTCGTTGGAGTTTGCGGGGCTCGAGTCTAGCTCTCACCTTCATGTTGTGATTGGAAGTGCGAATCCGCATCGTGAACTTCTCAAGGCACAATGCGATCGCGTTCGCCAGAGAAACCACTTCGAAGTTAGCCTGCACATCCAGGTGTCTGAAATGGCGAAGCTGATGTCAAAGATGACTTGCATGATTGGCGCGGGTGGATCCAACACTTGGGAGCGTTGCTGTCTTGGGATTCCTACTGCGGTTATCGCAGTGGCCGAGAACCAGGTCGATGTTGCAGTACAGCTAGATGAGACGGGCATTTCGCAATTCCTTGGGTTTCATCGAACGATCCAAGACCGAGAGCTGCGAGAATCATTGCAAGCCTTTGTCGTTGATCGGAATTCTCACCACCGCATGCATCAACGAAGTCGATCGCTGGTGGATGGCTTAGGAGCCAACCGAATCGTCGGAATGATGAATCAACGCACAGCCAAAATTGCCGCCTAA
- a CDS encoding Glu/Leu/Phe/Val family dehydrogenase, giving the protein MKAFEATQYYFDTAAEHLNINAELRQMLLTPRREVQVRVTIERDNGHLANFVGFRVQHDNHRGPMKGGLRFHPDVDLDETRALASLMTWKTAVVDLPYGGAKGGIGVDPSELSLREIEKLTRAFVDQIHELVGPDTDIPAPDMGTDHRVMSWFRNQWEKYHGFNPAVITGKPVEEYGAKGREEATGRGVGTLTVKLTKRLGYRAEQTRVAIQGFGNVGSHAAKFLTEAQFPVVAVSDISGTYYDPNGLKIGELLRHKLEHPRGLLEGYTGCQILPLGDLITLNDVDVLIPAALGGVITEKNVDDIHAKVIIEAANGPIYPSADEELHNKGVTILPDILANAGGVTVSYFEWVQNRQHYRWPLDRVRGELDRTMNDAFENVWQTSQQRKVSLRTAAYIIGITRVRRAAELAGLTS; this is encoded by the coding sequence AGCCGCCGAACATCTCAATATCAACGCAGAGCTGCGTCAAATGTTATTGACGCCTCGCCGCGAGGTGCAAGTTCGCGTCACCATTGAACGAGACAACGGACACCTCGCCAATTTTGTTGGCTTCCGAGTCCAGCACGATAATCATCGTGGGCCGATGAAAGGTGGTCTTCGCTTCCACCCCGATGTTGACCTGGATGAGACGCGTGCATTGGCGAGTCTGATGACCTGGAAAACAGCCGTCGTCGATTTGCCGTATGGCGGTGCCAAGGGCGGAATCGGAGTGGATCCGTCGGAGTTGTCACTGCGGGAAATTGAAAAGCTAACTCGGGCCTTCGTCGATCAGATCCACGAACTTGTCGGTCCCGACACGGATATACCCGCCCCCGACATGGGCACCGATCACCGAGTGATGTCATGGTTTCGTAATCAATGGGAAAAGTATCACGGTTTCAATCCCGCCGTCATCACGGGAAAGCCGGTGGAAGAATACGGAGCGAAGGGACGTGAGGAAGCGACCGGCCGTGGTGTGGGGACGCTTACCGTCAAGCTAACCAAGCGACTTGGTTATCGAGCTGAACAAACACGCGTGGCCATACAGGGATTCGGAAACGTTGGTTCGCATGCGGCAAAGTTTTTAACCGAGGCGCAGTTTCCGGTGGTTGCGGTCAGCGATATCTCTGGAACCTATTACGATCCCAATGGGCTTAAGATTGGTGAGTTGCTTCGCCACAAACTTGAACATCCACGCGGTCTGCTGGAAGGTTACACCGGATGCCAAATTCTGCCGTTGGGCGATTTGATTACGCTTAATGACGTCGACGTGCTGATCCCAGCGGCACTGGGCGGAGTGATCACTGAAAAGAACGTCGATGACATCCACGCCAAGGTCATCATCGAAGCGGCGAACGGTCCAATCTATCCAAGTGCCGACGAAGAACTGCACAACAAGGGCGTCACGATCTTGCCCGATATCCTTGCCAATGCGGGTGGTGTAACGGTCAGCTACTTTGAATGGGTACAGAATCGTCAACACTATCGTTGGCCACTGGACCGTGTCCGCGGCGAACTCGATCGCACCATGAACGACGCGTTCGAGAATGTGTGGCAGACCTCGCAACAACGGAAGGTATCTTTGCGCACTGCCGCCTATATTATCGGCATCACTAGGGTTCGTCGCGCTGCTGAATTAGCTGGGTTGACTTCGTAG